The Agrobacterium vitis genome has a segment encoding these proteins:
- a CDS encoding ATP-dependent helicase, producing MSNGFDDIPFFDEEPAPRTSPAGGKVKATQEKETTTPAGGGLGIAARAMAARDQNRNPDYLSGLNPEQREAVETLDGPVLVLAGAGTGKTRVLTTRIAHILATGRAFPSQILSVTFTNKAAREMKERVGVLVGGAVEGMPWLGTFHSIGVKLLRRHAELVGLTSDFTILDTDDVVRLIKQIIQAEGLDDKRWPAKMFAGMIDGWKNKGLDPAQIPEGDARAFGNGKGRELYAAYQARLKSLNACDFGDLLLHPIRMFRANPDVLKDYHQRFRFILVDEYQDTNTAQYMWLRLLAQRPSSRTADGKVTNGTVNICCVGDDDQSIYGWRGAEVDNILRFEKDFPGAKVIKLERNYRSTEHILGAAGFLIAHNEGRLGKTLFTDRVDPNDEKVVVHAAWDSEEEARAVGEEIEQLQRNQHKLNDMAILVRASFQMREFEDRFVTLGLNYRVIGGPRFYERLEIRDAMAYFRMVCQPADDLAFERIVNTPKRGLGDTTVRTLHDYARKRDIPMLAAASDIIETDELKPKARKALFDVVTDFRRWQDLLENTPHTELAEQILDESGYTAMWQNDKSAEAPGRLENLKELIRSMEAFESMRSFMEHVSLVMDAETNENLDAVSIMTLHSAKGLEFETVFLPGWEEGLFPHQRALDEGGRAALEEERRLAYVGLTRAKCRCHLWFVSNRRIHGLWQSTMPSRFLDELPPAHVEVAEVETSYGGYGRGGYGQSRFDKQEPFANSYSTPGWKRAQANKTDATRENWGSRSGHAVERIGYGESGPRGQTIDGQLVAKSTSNEPSKFTVGDRVFHIKFGNGNVSVVEGNKLTIDFDRAGQKRVLDGFVERA from the coding sequence ATGAGCAACGGTTTTGACGATATTCCCTTCTTCGACGAAGAGCCTGCACCCCGGACCTCCCCAGCGGGAGGAAAGGTCAAAGCTACGCAGGAAAAGGAAACCACGACGCCTGCGGGCGGCGGATTAGGCATTGCAGCGCGTGCCATGGCCGCGCGCGACCAGAATCGCAATCCCGATTATCTTTCCGGCCTCAACCCGGAACAGCGCGAAGCGGTCGAAACACTGGATGGCCCGGTTCTGGTGCTGGCGGGTGCCGGAACCGGCAAGACACGGGTGTTGACCACCCGTATCGCCCATATTCTGGCCACCGGCCGCGCTTTCCCCAGCCAGATCCTCTCCGTCACCTTCACCAACAAGGCGGCCCGCGAGATGAAAGAGCGCGTCGGCGTTCTGGTTGGCGGTGCTGTCGAGGGCATGCCGTGGCTCGGCACGTTCCACTCCATCGGCGTCAAGCTTTTGCGCCGCCATGCCGAACTGGTCGGCCTGACCTCGGATTTCACTATTCTCGATACCGATGACGTGGTGCGGCTGATCAAGCAGATCATCCAGGCCGAAGGGCTGGACGACAAGCGCTGGCCCGCCAAGATGTTTGCCGGAATGATCGACGGCTGGAAAAACAAAGGCCTCGACCCGGCGCAGATCCCCGAGGGCGACGCTCGCGCCTTTGGCAATGGCAAGGGCCGCGAGCTTTACGCCGCCTATCAGGCCCGGCTGAAAAGCCTGAATGCCTGCGATTTCGGCGATCTTCTGCTCCACCCGATCCGCATGTTCCGCGCCAATCCGGATGTGCTGAAGGACTATCACCAGCGCTTCCGTTTTATCCTGGTCGATGAATATCAGGACACCAACACGGCGCAATATATGTGGCTGCGGCTGTTAGCGCAGCGACCGAGCAGCAGAACCGCTGACGGCAAAGTCACAAATGGCACAGTGAATATTTGCTGCGTTGGCGACGACGATCAGTCGATCTATGGCTGGCGTGGGGCCGAAGTGGACAATATCCTGCGTTTCGAGAAGGATTTTCCGGGCGCGAAAGTCATCAAACTGGAGCGGAATTACCGCTCGACAGAGCATATTCTTGGCGCTGCCGGTTTCCTGATTGCCCATAACGAGGGGCGTCTGGGTAAGACGCTGTTTACCGACCGGGTCGATCCGAACGACGAAAAAGTCGTGGTGCATGCCGCCTGGGATTCGGAAGAGGAAGCCCGCGCGGTTGGCGAGGAAATCGAGCAGCTGCAACGCAACCAGCATAAGCTCAACGATATGGCCATTCTGGTGCGCGCCTCATTCCAGATGCGCGAGTTTGAAGACCGGTTCGTGACGCTTGGGCTGAACTATCGGGTTATCGGCGGCCCGCGCTTTTACGAGCGATTGGAAATCCGCGATGCCATGGCCTATTTCCGCATGGTCTGCCAGCCCGCCGACGACCTGGCCTTCGAGCGGATTGTCAACACGCCGAAGCGCGGTCTGGGTGACACCACGGTGCGCACCCTGCATGACTATGCCCGTAAACGAGATATTCCGATGCTGGCAGCGGCGTCCGACATCATCGAGACCGATGAGCTGAAGCCGAAAGCGCGCAAGGCGCTGTTTGACGTGGTGACGGATTTCCGCCGCTGGCAGGATCTGCTGGAAAACACGCCGCATACCGAACTGGCCGAGCAGATCCTTGATGAGAGCGGCTATACCGCCATGTGGCAGAACGACAAATCGGCGGAAGCGCCGGGGCGGTTGGAAAACCTGAAGGAATTGATCCGCTCGATGGAAGCCTTCGAGAGCATGCGCAGCTTCATGGAGCATGTGTCGCTGGTGATGGATGCCGAGACCAACGAAAATCTCGACGCCGTATCGATCATGACGCTGCATTCCGCCAAGGGGCTGGAATTTGAGACCGTGTTCCTGCCCGGCTGGGAAGAAGGCCTATTTCCGCATCAGCGCGCGCTGGACGAAGGCGGACGCGCCGCGCTGGAGGAAGAACGGCGGCTGGCCTATGTCGGCCTGACACGCGCCAAGTGCCGCTGTCACCTGTGGTTCGTTTCCAACCGGCGCATCCATGGCCTCTGGCAATCGACCATGCCGTCGCGCTTCCTCGATGAACTGCCGCCCGCCCATGTGGAAGTGGCGGAGGTGGAAACCAGCTATGGCGGCTATGGACGCGGCGGCTACGGCCAGTCCCGCTTCGACAAGCAGGAGCCATTTGCCAATTCCTACTCCACCCCCGGCTGGAAACGCGCCCAGGCCAACAAAACCGACGCCACCCGCGAAAACTGGGGCAGCCGCTCCGGCCACGCGGTAGAACGCATCGGCTACGGCGAAAGCGGCCCCCGCGGCCAAACCATCGACGGCCAGTTAGTCGCCAAATCCACCAGCAATGAACCATCAAAGTTCACCGTCGGCGACCGGGTGTTTCATATCAAGTTCGGCAATGGCAATGTGTCTGTCGTCGAGGGGAACAAGCTGACGATTGATTTTGATCGGGCTGGGCAGAAGCGGGTGCTGGACGGGTTTGTGGAGCGGGCTTGA